From a single Bacillus pumilus genomic region:
- a CDS encoding TIGR00282 family metallophosphoesterase: protein MKILFVGDIVGSPGRDTLKEYLPKLKKKYQPHFTIVNGENAAHGKGITEKIYHELLQAGADVLTMGNHTWDKRDIFDFIDNAPNMVRPANFPEGTPGKGLTFIKKQGKELAVINLQGRTFLPPIDCPFQKVDELIAEASKRTPFIFIDFHGEATSEKQAMGWYTDGRASCVVGTHTHVQTADNRVLPKGTAYISDVGMTGPYDGILGVDRETIIKRFKTSLPVRFEIAEGRTTLSAVIVEIDEQSKKAVKIDRILINDDHIFFE from the coding sequence ATGAAAATATTATTTGTTGGAGATATCGTCGGTTCACCTGGACGAGATACTTTAAAAGAATACTTGCCAAAGCTTAAGAAAAAATATCAGCCCCACTTTACCATTGTCAACGGCGAAAATGCTGCTCATGGAAAAGGTATAACTGAAAAAATCTATCATGAGTTGCTGCAAGCAGGAGCTGACGTGCTCACAATGGGCAACCATACATGGGACAAAAGAGACATTTTTGATTTCATCGATAATGCGCCAAATATGGTTCGCCCTGCCAACTTCCCGGAAGGCACACCTGGTAAAGGTCTCACGTTTATAAAAAAACAAGGAAAAGAACTGGCTGTCATCAACTTACAAGGACGTACTTTTTTACCGCCGATTGACTGCCCATTTCAAAAAGTGGATGAATTGATTGCGGAAGCATCAAAACGTACACCGTTTATTTTTATTGATTTTCATGGTGAAGCCACAAGTGAAAAACAAGCGATGGGCTGGTATACAGATGGCCGTGCATCATGTGTCGTTGGAACGCATACACATGTACAAACTGCTGATAACCGCGTTTTGCCAAAAGGAACTGCGTATATTTCAGATGTTGGCATGACAGGACCTTATGACGGCATTTTAGGTGTTGATCGGGAAACGATTATTAAACGATTCAAAACGAGTCTTCCCGTCCGTTTTGAAATTGCTGAAGGCCGCACGACATTAAGTGCAGTGATCGTAGAAATTGACGAACAGTCGAAAAAAGCTGTCAAAATTGATCGAATTTTGATAAATGATGACCATATTTTCTTTGAATAA
- the spoVS gene encoding stage V sporulation protein SpoVS yields MEILKVSAKSNPNSVAGALAGVLRERGAAEIQAIGAGALNQAVKAVAIARGFVAPSGVDLICIPAFTDILIDGEERTAIKLIVEPR; encoded by the coding sequence ATGGAAATTTTAAAAGTTTCAGCAAAGTCAAATCCGAATTCAGTAGCAGGAGCATTAGCTGGCGTTTTACGTGAACGCGGTGCAGCGGAAATACAAGCAATCGGTGCTGGAGCGCTGAATCAGGCGGTCAAGGCTGTCGCCATTGCAAGGGGATTTGTTGCGCCAAGCGGAGTGGATTTGATATGCATTCCAGCATTTACTGATATTCTTATCGATGGAGAAGAAAGAACAGCAATCAAATTGATTGTGGAGCCACGATAA